The nucleotide window AGCCAACCGGGGGGTGTGGGCGTGAACCGGTGATGATGCCAAAACAGGGGCTGACGGTTCTCATCTCCTCTCTTCGAAGTGATCACCGCCATCACCGGAGATACTCTCCGACCAACGGTGGGGGTGACGGTTCCAGCGGCGGTGAGCAGTGACGGTTCGGCCTCCCTTTCCTCCCGCCGCCCCCTTTTTTGCAACCGATGTTTGGTGGTGGTTACGGTGGGTTTGGTGGCGGACCCCTACGCGGTGGTGGTGGGGTAGAGGTGGCTGATCCCGACGGCTACGACAGTAGCCGGGGCATCACTTACCGGAGATGGAGTCCACGGtcatcactttctctctctagaaatggTGGGTGTTGATTTATGTTCTTGATTTTGTTTGGTATTTTGGTATGTTTTAGGGGGTTGATTTGTGTTGATTTGTTTTTGATGTTGGGGTTGATCTGTGTTTGATTCTTTTTCTATGTTCTTGATTTTGTTTGATTCTTTTTTGAATATGGGTTTGATGTTGAATCAGGGTTtcatgttgaatctgggtttgaaatATGTTTGAATGATGTTCTTGTTCCGTTTTGAATGTTCAAATTGTTTGAATATGGTGCCTTATTGAATCGGCTgtgatgatgaaaaaaaaaaactgacgaGGGCGCGGCAAGGATGGCGGAGGGTAGGGTTTTTTGAACCCGCAATCCCACTTTGCAGTCTCTGATTATcagaaaatctgagccaaaacttcgTTTTCTTTCGAGATACCcttttgttttgttgttgttgttggttttTATATTCTTTTCCCCCGTCGATGACGATAAAAATCTATCCGAGACACCTACCGACTTTGCGATTTATGGGTGCGTTCGTCTTGCGTAAACAAGTTTTCGTGTGAAAAAGTTTTTGTGGAAAAAAAATTTAGCcgtaaacttttacgtaaaacgtaaaaagtttaacgtcaaacttaaaaaagtaaaacgtaaaaagtttaacgtaaaacttaaaacgtaaaaagttttacataaaacgtaaaatttaaaaacataaaaagtttaacgtaaaacgtaaaatgttttacgtaaaacgcaaaacgtaaaacgtaaaacgtaaaacggaAAACAACGTTAACgaaaaaaaccggggcgtaaaacgtaaaaacccgacgcgtaaaacgcaaaaaaccgacgcgtaaaacgtaaaaaaccggggcgtaaaacgaaaaaaaaccgacgtgtaaaacgtaaaataacgttaacgtaaaaattggcgcgtaaaatgtaaaaaaaacgttaacgaaaaaaccggggcgtaaaacgtaaaaaaccgacgcgtaaaacgtaaaaaaccgacgcgtaaaacgtaaaaaaccggggcgtaaaacgtaaaaaaaccgacgtgtaaaacgtaaaaaattggcgctaaaaacggcgcgtaaaaaacggcgttaaaaaattggcgcgtaaaaaacggcgttaaaaatggcgcgttaaaaaaacggcgcgtaaaaaccggcgcgtaaaaaacTGCGCTAAAAAACGGCACGTAaaaaacggtgcgttaaaaaaacggcgtaaaaaaacggcgcgtaaaaaacggcgttaaaaatggcgcgtcaaaaaaacgacgcgtaaaaaagCCGGGTgtaaaaacggcgtgtaaaagcCCGGCGCGcaaaattaattgtttttgtcaaaaaaatctggatttaaaattatttttaataaaaaaatattttaaaaaactaaaaagtaatataataaaacaaaaaagtaattaaaaaataataaagacaaaaagacaaaaaagtgttattttactaaactacccttttggattaaaaaattaaagacataataagacaaattgtgtttaatattaatttttcttacttttaatctcatccattaattttgttgatctaaaggctagaaagtggtttttatggttcttacaactagatgTGGTTTTCATTGTAGCgattccctatatatatatatatatatatatatatatatatatatatatatatatatatatatatatatatatatatatatatagaggatcgctaaaatgaaaaccacctctagttgtaaaaaccatgagaaccactttatggcccttagatcaactagatagatggatgtgattaaaagtagttaatattaatattaaaagttttttgtcttattatgtctttaatattataatacaaaagggtatttaagtaaaataactctattttgtctttttatatatattaattttaaattaccttttttgtcctattcattaattactttttattacttttattttttaaacataatttctttattaaaaacatttttaaattcagattttctttaaaagatttttatactttttacaatttaagatttacgttaaactttttacgtttttttgacgcgccgttttttaacgcgccgttttttttacgcgccgtttttcaagcgtaacgcgccgttttaacgctgttttttaacgccgttttttaacgcgccgtttttaacgcgccgtttttcacgcgccgttttttacgcgccgtttttttaaggcgtcgtttttctcaatcggcgttttctTAACATGCCGTttctaacgcgccgtttttaacgcgccgtttttaacgcgccgttttttaacgcgctgTTCTTAATcggcgtttttaacgcgccgttttttaacaccgttttttaacgcgtcgttctcaatcggcgtttttaacgcgccgtttttaacgcaccGATTTTTTAACGCgctgttttttaacgccgttttttaacgcaccgtttttaacgccgttttttacgcgccgtttttcaaaggcgtcgtttttctcaatcggcgtttttttaacgcgccgttgtttaacgccgttttttacgcgccgttttttaagtcgtcgtttttctcagtcggcgtttttttaacgcgcggttttttacacgttttttacgcgccgtttttttccacgttttttaacgcgccaaattttttacacgctttttacacgtcgttttaacgcgccgtttttccgaagttttttaatgcgccgttttttgaagttttttaacgcgcggtttttccgaagttttttaacgcgccgtttttttacgcgccgttttttcaagcgtcgttttttcaaaacgcgccgtttctccacgttttttaatgcgtcgtttttttacgaaaaactttttacgttttacgtttttaatacgtaaaacttacgaaaaactttttatgttttacgttttacgtaaaacttacgaaaaaatttacgtaacactttttacgcttcacgtttttacgttttacgataaaaagtttacggtttacgttaacaagtttacggtttatttttttttttacaaaaacatttttttacgttaacgtttttttaacattttacgcgccaattttttacgttaacgttattttacgttttacgccccgattttttacgttttacgccccgattttttacgttttacgccccggttttttacgttttacgcgtcggttttttacgttttatgcgtcggtttttacgttttacgcgtcggttttttacgttttacgcccggctttttcacgcgtcgGTTTTCAATGCGCCGTTTTtccattttacgttaaaaattttacattttacgttttacgctcgACTTTTTCAAGCGGCGTTTTTTTACGTTagactttttacgttttacgtaaaactttttacgttttacgttaaactttttacgttttccGATTTACGTTAAATATTTACGTTTATCGTTTTTAcattaacgttttttacgttttagtaaaaaaaagtacgttttacgtaaaactttttactttttgcgttaaaaagtttacggtttacgtcaaaaagtttacggtttattttttttttcaaaaacgtttTTAGGAAAAAatgaacgcacccagaaatcgcaaactcggtgAAGCGTCTCGGATATATTGTTTTTATCATCGACGCctaaaaaaaacccaacaaacataaatattttacgtaaaactttttacgttttactttttatgttaaaaatttacgttttacgtaaaatttttatgttttacgttttacatgaaatttttacgtaaaactttttacgttttgcgtaaaactttttacgtttttacgttttacgttaaaacgaacgcacccataaATCGCAAAACAAatgcacccagaaatcgcaaactcggtaggtgtctcagataggtTATTATCGTCATCGACgcctcaattttttttttgaaacaacaacatcaaaacaaagtgtatctcgaaaaaaaaacgtggtttggctcagattttccgataatcaagaaggctgcaaagtggggttgcaggttcaaaaacctaccctccgccgtccttgccacgccatcgtcatcaaaatcttgttttttttttttttttttttttttgcatcatcgccaTCCAATCCAAAACATATCAACCCCACAGTCACTGATCAAACAAGAACAAACCAGATTCAAAACCACAAGATTCAAAACCAACAAGCTGGGCTTTTCCAAGCGTCATTTTTTGAATGCGACgttttttacgcgtcgttttttcaaagactcgttttttacacgtttttttaacgcgccgtttttacgccggcCTTTTCCAAGCGTCATTTTTTGAACGCGtcttttttacgcgccgttttttcaaagcgttgttttttacacgtttttttaacgcgtcgttttttacacgtttttttacacgttttaacgcgccgttttttgacgtttttttaacgcgctgttgtttacactttttacgttttatgttaaaaaagtttacggtcCCTGTTTTATACACAATCCCTGACTTCCAACCATCAAAAGGtaccaaaaatcacaaaatcatcaAAACCCACCAAACCTTCAACATATGTGCAACCAAACCCACCAAACTTCAAGTAGAAAAATCATCAAAACCCACCGAAAAAACactagaaaaatcaaaaacatgggCAAAAAATTACCAGACAACCACAAGAAAAAGTAACTAAAAAACCACGAAATCAGAGTGTGAAATTATATATTCAATTCCCCAAAACACACACACCCCTAATACCTAATGGGTGTACATTCAAGTAAACAGATTCAAATAAGCAAAAAAAAAGAACCATTTTAATCGATTAGATATTTATTTTACCTCAAACAATACACCTTAATAAACCATAAACATCTAGCTCATATTCTCTCTCTGGTCGAGCATTTGGCCGGCGACCGGAGACAACCTACGACGGCCGGTCATCACTGAAGGTGACCCGACGATGGTGGAAGACAAAGacgccgccgctcacggcggcgatGAGAGAGATTCCAGCAGCCACAAAACAAGGTTCTTACCCATATTTCCAACAGTTCCTTTCCTTTTAGATGATGATGAAGActgatgttgaagatgatgttgatgatggaaACGATGATATTGATGGAGATGGAGTGACgaagttgttgttgatgatgaaagACGGCGGTGACCGAGGAGACCACCCGACGGCGGCGGTGGCGCTGAGTACCGTCAACAACAGCAACACATTCATCATTGGCCATCGGAACTACTCGTCGGAGCTCGGACCAGAGAGATTGAACGTGTTGGCAGGTATTCACCGGAGGGAGGGGGTGTTTTGAGGTGTTGTGATGTGTGTGTAGaggattttggtttggtttgagttATGATTTGGGTTTTTAAGTATACTAGTGTGCAGATTTGTGGTAGAAAAATGGTGGTaaaggagagaggagagagaagagaGTAAATAAAGGGTCAGTGGCTTTAATTAAGGAGAGGAGGaagatttgacatttggggtaaatgaccaacATACCCTTTATGTTGGCATAACCTGGTTGGTTGagattggttctcgcggttcttacaattggaggtggttttcattttagcggtcccctatatatatatatatatataaagtatatcgtacattacggcttaacgtacattacagcttaacgtacttcacgtacgacaacgtgcgtgatttgttctataacatgcgttattaatgttttcaatatgcgtgattattgtgtttcaacatgcatGATTTtagatttttgagttataacgtgcgtgattttataatgaacgtgcgtaattacctgtcgtacgtgatgtacgttaagccgtaatgtacgttaaccttcccctctctctctctctctctatatatatatatatatatatatatatatatatatatatatatatatataccaatctcttatactaaagcaaaataatgtTGACTTTTTGACCTTGATGTGGCATATCTCTTTAGCCAGAGAATTGTTATTTGAGCGCCAATTGTATTTCCTTCTTCCTACCTACGCTCTTCTTCAATTAGGAAACCTAATCAATTCTCTCAATCAATTGAAATCATTCTCCAGACAAATTGATTTCAATTTTACATCGCACATTCAATTTTACAAACCCTAAATCTCATCTACGGCTTCATCTGTAGCGATTGTACCTGGCCATACCCACTTCAGAAATCCCTAAATCTGAAGCATTCGAACTCTCATCTAGGTAtgttttctttgatttttatgATGTAATCCGATTAGAGCATCGGCCATGGCATCTTATCCAGTGGTGAATTTCACTTCTTTATGTTTTTCCTTCATAAAATTTTGCATCTTATCCCAATTTTTTATCTGAGTTTTTAAGGGTTATCTTCAAGAATTGTTAATTCTACGTAGGGTTCTTCtttatgtgtcgatttcacaatTGGTAACACAGGCATGTTTTCTCTTTTTTGATATTGTCTATATTTGGTAACCTAGATGCGAAACCTTAATTGTGATCCTAATTGTAAGTGCTCTAATTGCACCTTTTCTTATTCAAATAGTGATTGTGAATTTGATTACAGAAGTTCATTTCATTgttaaatatattaatattaatgttaATTTTGATTTTGTGTGTCAGGGTATCTATCGAATCCAGAGAGTGTGATGCGGTGTGAACGTGGATGCTCTTTCGAGGTACACCATTGTTTTATACGTCAATGAGATGCTATTTTTCATTGTTCTACTATCTATGAACTATGAAGTAGGAAATATAGATTGGTTGATTTTTGGataataatttatatatattataattttttttactgaACAAGTGTTATATTTATTCTATTAAATTAGATTATGAATTGACAGATATCATGTAAttgaaatttcaaaattcataggTTGAAGTTCAAGTGTGCAAGATTCATTGTGTAAGCAAGGCTCCTCCTGGGCTTACTATAAATGTCGAGGATGCAGCCACAAGTGAGGCTGAAATTTACAAGGCTTTAGAGGTGTGCTACTAGTAGATTTTGAATTATAAAGGTGTCACTAATTAGGTTTATCCCAACTGAATGTGTTAAAATGATTATATTTGTAGATTTCCAAGGTCCTTTGTGTTAAAAAGTCTTCCGATGCTGTAATGGTCGGCAAGGGCACAGGCAGATTATCATTCCTCATTAACTATCTTTTGATTGGGGATAGCTAATTTGCTTTATTTGAAATAAATTTTAGGACTGACTGGTTATCAATTTGTTGAAATATGAACTAATAAACAATTAAACATGTATGAAAAGTTATTTATAAAGGGCTTTTTagttctaccattctttgttaaaGAAAAGAAGGTGAAGCAATTAAaagttatcttttttttttctttattatttcTATAGAAGTTGCCGATTTGTTGAAAAAACTATCATTGGGATCTCAATCCCAGACTTTGGAAGTTTCAGAACCTGCTGAGAAGGTGAGAACTAACCATATGTTGTAATATATGCTAATTTCTCTGTTAATtggtaattatttatttattggaTTGCTAATCATGCGGTTAATGTACCTGTGCGGCCTTTTATTGAGCCAGAGGACAAATGGAATGGTGCAAGTCAACCTGTTAATCGGCCGCTTACCCCTTTGATCCCGGATGTTATGGATCCAGTTGTTGCTTATTTTTCCAATGGTTATGCTTCTTCTGCGTATTACTATGGAGGTAATTTAATGTAAATCTGAATGattgaaaataaaacatgtaaTTTTATTGTTATTATGATGTAAATTTGTTATGGTAGCATGTATTTTGCTATAAAATGAGTGGCTGCTTGAAAATTGTCACATTTAGTAgtttaaaataatcaaaataaaaGTTGTTACTGAAGTTTCTGATGAAAATTGTATGTTAGATTATGATGGGGATGCCAATAGCTGGGATAATTACTCGAGATACGTAACCCCTGTTGTAGTTGATGCGTCTAATGTAAGATCGTTTTTTGTATTATTACAATTTTTCGTCATGTTATCATGTTTATGCTGATTATTATATGTAAATGACCAAGGTGTTTATGAAGATTAGGGGTTAATTATG belongs to Helianthus annuus cultivar XRQ/B chromosome 5, HanXRQr2.0-SUNRISE, whole genome shotgun sequence and includes:
- the LOC118492510 gene encoding aspartate--tRNA ligase 2, cytoplasmic-like, whose protein sequence is MRCERGCSFEVEVQVCKIHCVSKAPPGLTINVEDAATSEAEIYKALEISKVLCVKKSSDAVMVGKGTGRLSFLINYLLIGDS